One sulfur-oxidizing endosymbiont of Gigantopelta aegis genomic region harbors:
- a CDS encoding methyl-accepting chemotaxis protein, with protein sequence MTNLLSLFSSLSLLRLVGALLMLTPIYAIIRYGLDPVFIIVLLLGSIFLLIQHKKFFYAQKIQTSILRVSKSMIEGELEDRIFPIDYDNNMQINVIAESLNDTLDQMETLIREVNTVFGYIWKGKYYRSSFPIGLQGVFKATLVEIDLTVKEMEQAYWQKQKNDMLFELDSMRNLNLLKNLKRNQADLQLMSSEMAHVESSSSESVQTAQESEQSVKRVLSNISQLIASIETMRGSTETLNQASKEITEVTSFIAGVADKTNLLALNAAIEAARAGEAGRGFAVVADEVRNLAVDTKEATDNISRIIKQLVESSSTIYSDTEKMNELSKESHEVINDFERNFAHFSDVSQSTLEVVSHAKLVGFTALAKLDHIVYVQKAYRTLESGVSSQEARDVAVDDQNCRFGQWLNDTEGGGAQYKHLPAYQKLLEPHYHVHNNVHQILAMVKDDDWQHNQELQDKLMDYFKQTESSSEEVVSLIDELVTQKKQFESTSEEQGEVDLF encoded by the coding sequence ATGACCAATTTGCTCTCTCTCTTTAGTTCCCTCAGTTTGTTAAGGCTGGTTGGTGCACTATTAATGTTAACACCCATTTATGCGATTATTCGTTATGGTTTGGATCCCGTTTTTATTATTGTGCTATTACTGGGTAGTATTTTTTTGTTGATACAACACAAAAAGTTTTTTTATGCGCAAAAAATTCAAACGTCAATTTTACGCGTCAGTAAGAGCATGATTGAGGGCGAATTAGAAGATCGCATTTTTCCCATTGACTATGATAATAATATGCAAATCAATGTGATTGCTGAATCGCTCAATGATACTTTAGATCAAATGGAAACCCTTATTCGAGAAGTCAATACAGTATTTGGCTATATATGGAAGGGTAAATATTATCGCAGTAGTTTTCCTATTGGTTTACAGGGCGTTTTTAAAGCAACATTGGTTGAGATTGATTTAACAGTTAAAGAAATGGAACAAGCTTATTGGCAAAAGCAAAAAAATGACATGCTCTTTGAATTAGACTCTATGCGTAATTTAAACTTATTGAAAAATCTCAAAAGAAATCAGGCTGATTTACAATTAATGTCTTCTGAGATGGCACATGTTGAATCTTCATCATCCGAATCTGTGCAAACTGCACAAGAAAGTGAGCAATCAGTCAAACGGGTATTAAGTAATATTAGTCAATTAATTGCCTCAATAGAAACAATGCGTGGTTCAACTGAAACCTTAAATCAGGCCAGCAAAGAAATCACTGAAGTCACCAGCTTTATCGCGGGTGTTGCAGACAAAACTAATTTGTTAGCACTGAATGCAGCCATTGAAGCGGCTAGGGCAGGCGAAGCCGGTCGTGGTTTTGCCGTCGTGGCAGATGAAGTACGTAATTTGGCGGTGGATACCAAAGAAGCGACAGATAATATCTCCCGTATTATTAAACAATTGGTTGAGTCCAGTAGTACGATTTATAGTGATACTGAAAAAATGAATGAACTTTCTAAAGAGTCTCATGAAGTCATTAATGACTTTGAAAGAAACTTTGCTCATTTTTCTGATGTTTCACAAAGCACTTTAGAGGTTGTTAGCCATGCTAAGTTAGTTGGCTTCACTGCATTGGCGAAATTAGATCATATTGTTTATGTGCAAAAAGCCTATCGAACTTTGGAATCAGGTGTTAGTTCGCAAGAAGCACGGGACGTTGCCGTCGATGATCAAAACTGTCGTTTTGGACAATGGCTGAATGACACCGAGGGCGGTGGGGCGCAGTATAAACATTTACCGGCTTACCAAAAATTACTGGAGCCACATTATCATGTCCATAATAATGTGCATCAAATTTTGGCTATGGTTAAGGACGATGACTGGCAGCATAATCAAGAGTTACAAGACAAACTAATGGACTATTTCAAGCAGACAGAATCGAGCAGTGAAGAAGTCGTTAGCTTGATCGATGAGTTAGTGACACAGAAAAAACAATTTGAGAGTACCTCGGAAGAGCAGGGGGAAGTGGATTTATTTTGA
- a CDS encoding PAS domain-containing protein — MKNKIQPTNKEIVMRDDDFIVSKTDLKVRIIYANKIFVEFSGFKQTEILNKQHNMVRHPEMPRAIFNLLWETISSGHEFNGYVKNMSKTGDFYWVFANVTPSYSHDQIIGYYSVRRKASKKSLDIIKPLYQEMLIAEKNATTKTAIDVSTAILTEKLDASGVGYDQFALSL, encoded by the coding sequence ATGAAGAACAAAATTCAACCGACAAACAAAGAAATCGTGATGCGAGATGATGATTTTATTGTCTCAAAAACAGATTTAAAAGTTCGGATTATTTATGCCAATAAAATATTTGTGGAGTTTTCCGGTTTCAAGCAAACGGAAATTCTCAATAAACAGCATAATATGGTGCGTCATCCTGAAATGCCTAGAGCTATTTTTAATTTGCTGTGGGAAACCATTAGCTCGGGTCACGAATTTAATGGCTATGTAAAAAATATGTCCAAGACTGGAGATTTTTATTGGGTGTTCGCCAATGTGACCCCTAGTTATAGTCATGATCAAATCATCGGCTACTACTCTGTCAGACGTAAAGCCTCGAAAAAATCCTTGGATATTATCAAGCCACTTTATCAAGAAATGCTTATCGCCGAAAAAAATGCGACCACAAAAACAGCAATTGATGTATCCACAGCAATTTTAACGGAAAAATTAGACGCATCAGGAGTTGGCTATGACCAATTTGCTCTCTCTCTTTAG
- the recA gene encoding recombinase RecA, which translates to MDANKQKALDAAISQIDRQFGKGSVMRMGDAGITQIESISTGSLGLDIALGIGGLPKGRVIEIYGPESSGKTTLTLQVIAAAQKAGGTAAFVDAEHALDPIYAEKLGVNIDSLLVSQPDTGEQALEITDMLVRSGAVDVLVIDSVAALTPKAEIDGEMGDSHMGLQARLMSQALRKLTSIIKRSNTLVIFINQLRMKIGVMFGNPETTTGGNALKFYASVRLDIRRIGAIKKGDEILGNETRVKVVKNKVAPPFKQAEFDILYGEGISYEGELISLGVKEGFVDKAGAWYAYNGDKIGQGKDKARNYLKENPDIAAEIDAKIREKLLPVIGEPEPEDGIEPETEEA; encoded by the coding sequence ATGGATGCAAATAAACAAAAGGCACTAGACGCTGCCATTTCTCAAATTGATCGCCAGTTTGGTAAAGGTTCGGTAATGCGAATGGGGGATGCAGGCATCACTCAAATTGAATCAATTTCAACGGGTTCGTTGGGACTGGATATTGCTTTGGGCATAGGTGGTTTGCCAAAAGGTCGTGTTATTGAAATTTATGGACCAGAATCCTCAGGTAAAACCACTTTGACCCTACAAGTGATTGCCGCAGCACAAAAAGCGGGTGGTACAGCAGCCTTTGTCGATGCTGAGCATGCACTTGATCCGATTTATGCTGAAAAATTAGGGGTTAATATCGATAGCTTACTTGTTTCTCAACCTGATACGGGTGAGCAAGCCCTTGAAATCACCGATATGTTAGTTCGTTCTGGTGCGGTTGATGTACTGGTCATTGACTCGGTGGCGGCTTTAACACCCAAAGCAGAAATTGATGGTGAAATGGGTGATTCTCACATGGGACTGCAAGCCCGTTTGATGTCTCAAGCACTGCGTAAATTAACCAGCATTATCAAACGCTCTAATACCTTAGTGATTTTTATTAATCAATTACGGATGAAAATTGGTGTCATGTTCGGTAATCCAGAAACCACCACCGGCGGTAATGCGCTGAAGTTTTATGCATCTGTTCGTTTAGATATTCGTCGCATTGGTGCAATTAAAAAAGGTGATGAGATTCTAGGTAATGAAACCCGGGTGAAAGTGGTGAAAAACAAAGTTGCCCCACCATTTAAACAGGCCGAATTTGATATTCTCTATGGCGAAGGTATTTCCTATGAAGGTGAGTTAATCTCTTTGGGCGTAAAAGAGGGCTTTGTCGATAAAGCCGGTGCCTGGTATGCCTATAATGGTGATAAAATTGGTCAGGGTAAAGACAAGGCGCGGAATTACTTAAAAGAGAATCCAGACATCGCCGCAGAAATTGATGCTAAAATTCGAGAAAAACTCTTACCTGTTATTGGTGAGCCTGAGCCAGAAGATGGCATTGAACCTGAGACGGAAGAAGCTTAA
- a CDS encoding CinA family protein, translating into MIDVILNDLAKLCLQQQLQVTTAESCTGGLVAKLMTDLPGSSQWFERGFVTYSNLAKEQMLGVETSLLSEFGAVSEEVALAMVKGALAHSQAQLALSITGIAGPGGGSDSKPVGLVCFGWAYSGDKAIIATTEQQQFSGDRDAVRQQSALYALQKLLEIALP; encoded by the coding sequence ATGATAGATGTCATTCTTAATGATTTAGCTAAACTTTGTTTGCAACAGCAGTTGCAAGTAACGACTGCTGAATCTTGTACCGGGGGATTAGTGGCCAAGCTAATGACCGATTTGCCGGGTAGCTCACAATGGTTTGAACGCGGTTTTGTAACCTATAGTAATCTCGCCAAAGAGCAAATGCTCGGTGTTGAAACATCATTGCTTAGTGAATTTGGGGCGGTGAGTGAAGAAGTTGCCCTAGCGATGGTAAAAGGTGCTCTGGCACATTCTCAGGCACAATTAGCCTTGTCAATTACAGGTATTGCCGGACCAGGTGGCGGTTCTGACTCAAAGCCAGTGGGCTTAGTTTGCTTTGGCTGGGCTTATAGTGGTGATAAAGCCATAATAGCGACCACTGAACAACAACAATTTTCCGGTGATCGCGATGCTGTCCGTCAGCAATCAGCCCTATATGCATTACAAAAATTATTAGAAATTGCACTACCTTGA
- a CDS encoding PilZ domain-containing protein produces the protein MTINYDEKRSFYRMSVDCHIEFSEQGSSEKYKGEGKNLSATGVKFITERPLKEGQEIDVIVHPVIQTVTPLSAKAKVMRVVQDEDNGQYIVGVSLEHVT, from the coding sequence ATGACTATCAACTATGATGAGAAACGTTCATTTTATCGCATGTCAGTCGATTGCCACATTGAATTTTCTGAACAGGGAAGTAGCGAAAAATATAAAGGGGAAGGTAAAAATTTAAGCGCTACAGGGGTTAAATTTATTACCGAACGACCACTCAAAGAAGGCCAGGAAATTGATGTGATTGTGCATCCTGTGATTCAAACCGTTACACCGCTGAGTGCGAAAGCAAAGGTCATGCGAGTGGTTCAGGATGAAGATAATGGACAATATATTGTGGGTGTTTCTTTAGAGCACGTCACTTAA
- a CDS encoding TatD family hydrolase has protein sequence MSDNSIANGQFIDSHCHLDFPAFDADRTHIIEACQALNFTAIVVPGVCRQDWQALLATCQENDLLAPALGLHPCFVTEHHRDDLDLLAQFCQSEPIVALGEIGLDFFIFKNSMFKNSIFKSKAEAQNHQKEKQLFYFSQQLDIAAQHQLPVLIHARKSHEQVIQQLKGNTSLRGIIHAFSGSYEQAKEYLKLGFKLGFGGAFTYPQATKLRSLVPRLPLEAWVLETDAPDMSPEKYHGQRNSPQYLTEIVQTFLDLYNSRSENEKIIVQLYTNTLDVLPRLKAAF, from the coding sequence TTGTCCGATAATTCTATAGCAAACGGACAATTTATCGACAGCCATTGCCATCTGGATTTTCCGGCTTTTGATGCTGATCGAACACACATTATAGAGGCTTGTCAGGCGCTGAACTTTACAGCCATTGTGGTTCCAGGTGTTTGCCGTCAGGACTGGCAGGCTTTACTGGCTACTTGTCAGGAAAATGACTTATTAGCACCTGCGCTTGGCTTGCATCCCTGCTTTGTAACTGAGCATCATCGTGATGACCTGGATTTATTGGCACAGTTCTGCCAGTCTGAACCCATTGTTGCTCTGGGTGAAATAGGCTTGGATTTTTTTATTTTTAAAAACTCTATGTTTAAAAACTCTATATTTAAAAGTAAGGCTGAAGCACAAAATCATCAGAAGGAAAAACAACTTTTTTACTTTTCTCAGCAATTGGATATTGCTGCTCAGCATCAATTGCCGGTATTAATCCATGCCCGAAAATCCCATGAACAAGTCATTCAACAGCTTAAAGGGAATACTTCTCTGCGAGGTATTATTCATGCTTTTAGTGGTAGCTATGAACAAGCGAAAGAATATTTAAAGCTGGGTTTTAAATTAGGCTTCGGTGGCGCTTTTACCTATCCTCAGGCCACTAAATTACGTTCGCTAGTGCCCCGTCTGCCATTAGAGGCCTGGGTGTTAGAAACAGATGCGCCGGATATGAGCCCGGAAAAATATCATGGGCAAAGAAATAGCCCTCAGTATTTAACTGAAATCGTGCAAACGTTCCTGGACTTATATAACTCAAGATCAGAGAATGAGAAAATTATTGTACAACTCTATACCAATACACTGGATGTTTTACCGAGACTTAAAGCGGCTTTTTAG
- a CDS encoding DUF4197 domain-containing protein → MNKKRLIFSLIAVMATTINTAYSGWQDWVKEADSVLKSTTGKDTTATMSSALSNDQIAQGLKEALDVGVKKAIELLGQENGFLNDQAVKILMPESMQKVEQALRSFGQEQAADEFVTSMNRAAEKAIPLVGNVFADAISKMSLEDAQSILSGSDTAATDYFKKNTSEQLSQLIKPYVTESMNQAQVTQYYKSMTEQVKRYDTFGLMNAYLGDAADIDSYVTDKTMAGLFNKIAAQEQLIRANPAARSTELLKEVFGSVVR, encoded by the coding sequence GTGAATAAAAAACGCTTAATATTTTCTCTTATCGCCGTTATGGCAACGACCATTAATACCGCATATTCAGGCTGGCAGGACTGGGTAAAAGAAGCCGATTCTGTGTTGAAATCCACCACTGGAAAAGACACGACAGCAACAATGAGCTCAGCCTTATCGAATGACCAGATTGCTCAAGGCTTAAAAGAGGCACTTGATGTCGGGGTCAAAAAGGCAATTGAACTGCTAGGTCAGGAAAACGGCTTTTTAAACGATCAAGCAGTAAAAATTCTGATGCCTGAAAGTATGCAAAAAGTTGAGCAGGCTTTACGGTCATTTGGTCAGGAACAAGCTGCTGATGAATTTGTCACCAGCATGAATCGTGCAGCTGAAAAAGCCATACCTCTGGTCGGCAATGTGTTTGCCGATGCTATTTCAAAAATGTCCCTGGAAGATGCGCAAAGTATTTTATCCGGATCTGATACGGCGGCAACGGATTATTTTAAGAAAAATACTTCTGAGCAATTGAGTCAACTCATTAAACCCTATGTTACTGAGTCAATGAATCAAGCTCAGGTTACACAGTATTATAAGTCCATGACAGAGCAAGTAAAACGCTATGATACCTTTGGCCTAATGAATGCTTACCTTGGTGATGCCGCCGATATCGATAGCTATGTGACCGATAAAACAATGGCTGGTTTATTTAATAAAATTGCCGCACAAGAACAACTGATTCGTGCCAATCCTGCGGCACGTTCGACCGAATTGCTTAAAGAAGTGTTTGGTTCAGTTGTCCGATAA
- a CDS encoding DUF4139 domain-containing protein, whose product MIKIKSIKVTLFALLLSLISMTIMAKNIDLSTLPSRESVQLTIYNSEDLTLVRETRQVSIKKGQNRLQFSWANTRIDPTSVQLEFLSHPGEMHLNNTKFPHDKPQMLYWHINSELATQATVEITYFTSGISWQADYLGILESKAKTMALDSFVTVTNLSGEDYNNARIRLVIGKINLVERVNDLVNAASIKENEIRSRKRLMRKDLAQKMMKKKSGRYKLQAMPSAAMDAVFMEEKEVAKDSLSEYTIFSIEGRESIPNQWSKRLRSGFAQAIPIDTVYRYRPREYGDKLARILIFKNNDKSSLGDAPLPEGQIQLYQKNEQSSLTYIAGLKLKYTSVGEKVELNSGVNPAIYFSLVNLKNWRDNIWMHYKKGNLHRRVSDGNMIVDHNSKVSGWNVHQGYVQHVRNFTDQAIKVEIRRLIAGDAQIKSTLTIKKHDFQNIDIHTTIASGEKQALEYEILTKKGRNAKQNQLLISHEKL is encoded by the coding sequence ATGATCAAGATAAAATCAATAAAAGTCACTTTGTTTGCTTTGTTATTAAGCCTTATCAGCATGACCATAATGGCAAAAAACATTGACCTATCGACCTTGCCATCAAGAGAGAGCGTGCAATTAACGATTTATAACTCTGAAGACTTAACTCTGGTGCGTGAAACGCGTCAGGTTAGTATTAAAAAGGGACAAAACCGTTTGCAATTTAGCTGGGCTAACACGCGAATCGACCCCACCTCGGTACAATTGGAATTTCTTTCACATCCGGGGGAAATGCATTTAAATAATACCAAATTCCCCCATGATAAGCCGCAGATGTTGTATTGGCATATTAATAGTGAACTGGCGACTCAGGCCACGGTGGAAATCACCTATTTTACTTCGGGCATCAGTTGGCAAGCTGATTATCTGGGGATTCTTGAGTCAAAAGCCAAAACAATGGCCTTGGACTCCTTTGTGACGGTCACTAATCTATCAGGTGAAGATTATAATAATGCGCGAATTCGTCTGGTCATTGGAAAAATCAATCTGGTTGAACGGGTTAATGACCTGGTCAATGCTGCTAGTATAAAAGAAAATGAAATACGCAGCCGTAAACGACTCATGCGCAAAGACTTAGCCCAAAAGATGATGAAGAAAAAATCGGGGCGATATAAATTACAGGCTATGCCATCAGCTGCAATGGACGCTGTTTTCATGGAAGAAAAAGAAGTGGCGAAGGATAGTCTCAGTGAATACACCATTTTTTCCATCGAGGGCAGGGAAAGCATTCCTAATCAATGGTCAAAACGGCTGCGCAGTGGTTTCGCTCAAGCAATCCCTATTGATACGGTTTATCGTTATCGTCCCAGAGAATATGGTGATAAGCTGGCGCGTATTTTAATCTTTAAGAATAATGACAAGTCTTCACTGGGTGATGCCCCATTGCCCGAAGGCCAGATACAGCTATATCAGAAAAATGAGCAATCGAGTTTGACCTATATTGCGGGTTTGAAGCTAAAATACACTTCGGTGGGTGAGAAGGTCGAGTTAAATAGCGGGGTGAATCCAGCCATTTATTTTTCTCTGGTTAATTTAAAAAACTGGCGTGATAATATCTGGATGCATTATAAAAAAGGCAATCTACATCGTCGAGTGAGTGATGGCAATATGATTGTCGATCATAATAGCAAGGTTTCAGGTTGGAATGTGCATCAAGGCTATGTTCAACATGTGCGTAATTTTACTGATCAGGCGATTAAAGTGGAAATTCGTCGCCTAATTGCGGGTGATGCACAGATAAAAAGCACTTTAACGATCAAAAAACATGATTTCCAAAATATTGATATTCATACGACTATCGCTAGCGGTGAAAAACAGGCTTTAGAATACGAAATCTTGACTAAAAAAGGGCGTAATGCAAAACAAAATCAGCTGCTTATTTCTCATGAAAAATTATAA
- a CDS encoding DUF4139 domain-containing protein, which translates to MPSKIRHALIALSLGLFFTTNTYARIKLITLPVREHVEIQLENENTTIIEEERIVPLRKGTNEIDFSWHNTSIKPDTIVFRVLPSDDANASLKANVLSVSYPPNESALTWTVSASAHGSARVRITYAIERLDRSYHYIARANTDETLMDLQQYVKVNNQSGEAFLNADINTGSGRAIRLPMGLDESQEFLNQQFKAIPIDKTYTVNAATLGYRDRAQDKLKVLMHYNIHNDAKHNLGQQSLAAGKVRIYQRDSNGTRVFIGEDWGKFIAREDSGQLFVGEARDIVVKRTIESKKRQRINGNLYNINAIVKYEIENFKDKPLNLIIEESIPLLRDEVFSSRRPRMAVQVIEWQIGKQNSFSSEPLKKQSDSQTIAYQVTLPARTGQSKVLKLEKKLHILIKNEW; encoded by the coding sequence ATGCCATCTAAAATTCGCCATGCGCTCATCGCCTTGAGCTTGGGACTTTTCTTTACAACGAATACCTATGCTCGGATAAAGCTCATTACCTTACCCGTAAGAGAGCACGTGGAAATACAACTGGAAAATGAAAATACCACGATCATAGAAGAAGAACGGATAGTGCCTTTAAGAAAGGGCACTAATGAAATTGATTTTTCCTGGCACAATACGAGTATCAAACCGGACACGATTGTTTTTCGTGTTCTGCCTTCAGATGATGCCAATGCATCGCTTAAAGCCAATGTCTTATCGGTGAGTTATCCCCCCAATGAATCTGCTTTGACCTGGACGGTGTCGGCCAGTGCTCATGGTAGTGCGCGCGTGCGAATTACTTATGCCATTGAGCGTTTAGATAGAAGCTATCATTATATAGCGCGTGCTAATACCGATGAAACACTGATGGATTTACAACAATATGTCAAAGTAAATAACCAATCCGGTGAAGCTTTTTTAAATGCGGATATCAATACGGGCTCGGGCAGGGCAATTAGACTGCCTATGGGGCTGGATGAATCGCAAGAATTTTTAAACCAGCAATTTAAAGCCATTCCAATCGATAAGACTTATACGGTGAATGCGGCAACATTAGGCTATCGTGATCGGGCTCAGGATAAGTTAAAGGTTTTAATGCACTATAATATTCATAATGATGCCAAGCACAACTTAGGGCAGCAATCCCTGGCCGCAGGCAAAGTGCGAATTTATCAGCGGGATAGTAATGGCACCAGAGTATTCATCGGTGAAGACTGGGGTAAATTTATCGCCCGTGAAGACAGTGGCCAATTATTTGTTGGTGAAGCCAGAGACATTGTTGTAAAACGCACAATAGAGAGTAAAAAGCGTCAGCGCATCAATGGTAATCTTTATAATATCAATGCTATCGTAAAATATGAAATTGAAAATTTTAAAGATAAGCCACTTAACTTAATCATTGAAGAATCAATTCCCTTATTACGTGATGAAGTCTTTTCCTCAAGGCGACCTAGAATGGCAGTACAGGTGATTGAGTGGCAAATCGGTAAACAAAATTCTTTTAGCTCAGAACCACTCAAAAAACAATCAGACAGCCAAACCATTGCTTACCAGGTGACGCTCCCGGCTAGAACAGGGCAAAGTAAAGTGCTTAAACTGGAAAAGAAACTGCATATACTCATTAAGAATGAATGGTAG
- a CDS encoding CBS domain-containing protein, which translates to MITVGELLDSKGHSIWSAAPDDTVFEAIKLMDEKGVGALAVLNDGALVGMISERDYARRVILKGRSSKNTTVKDIMSTQVYYTFPSQTVDDCMVVMSERRIRHLPVLKGDELIGMVSVGDLIKDIIAEQKHMIEQLEHYIAGDET; encoded by the coding sequence ATGATCACAGTCGGTGAATTATTAGATAGCAAAGGGCATAGTATTTGGAGTGCAGCTCCGGATGATACGGTGTTTGAGGCCATTAAACTCATGGATGAAAAAGGTGTGGGTGCTTTAGCGGTGCTCAATGATGGGGCATTGGTCGGTATGATTTCAGAACGTGACTATGCCCGGCGGGTGATTTTAAAAGGCCGCTCATCAAAAAATACCACCGTCAAAGATATTATGAGTACACAGGTTTATTATACCTTTCCCAGTCAGACCGTTGATGATTGCATGGTGGTCATGTCCGAGCGTCGCATCCGGCATTTGCCCGTGCTTAAAGGCGATGAACTCATTGGTATGGTCTCTGTGGGTGATTTAATTAAGGATATTATTGCTGAACAAAAGCACATGATTGAGCAATTAGAACATTATATCGCAGGTGATGAGACCTAG
- a CDS encoding AmpG family muropeptide MFS transporter has product MSKTSLPSSSLEKKEATSWRSSAQSFLQPQVITMLFLGFSAGIPLLLIFSSLSLWLIEAGVQRSTVTYFSWAALGYSFKFLWAPLIDRLPLPFLTRRLGRRRAWLLMSQSMVISAIILMAQIDPALGEEQLVLMAFAAIFLGFSSATQDIVIDAYRIESADASLQALMSSTYIAGYRIGMLASGAGALVLASQLGSVVGSYSYAAWHWTYIGMALFMGVGIITTLLIPEPNPNKQQNSKHSTAQYLQFLFLFIVCVIIFISTFVLLKAPINDAKTMLASFIGAPLSSFTMELIRLLSALLTVVIAASALLNMGLVDKELVWESYIAPVSDFFKRYGKAIAIALLVFIGFYRVSDIVLGVIANVFFLEIGFTKLQIATVVKTFGLFMTIAGGFLGGLLAVRFGVMKVLFLGAILTVTTNLLFMVLASAGNDIVLLYLVISADNLSAGLASAAFVAFLSSLTNISFTAVQYAIFSSLMTLMPKMIGGYSGSIVESIGYSNFFLLASLMGIPVIILLYFLNKHMSLK; this is encoded by the coding sequence ATGTCAAAAACGTCTTTGCCCAGCTCTTCTTTAGAGAAAAAGGAAGCCACCAGTTGGCGCAGTAGCGCTCAATCTTTTTTACAGCCACAAGTTATCACCATGCTATTTCTTGGTTTTTCAGCGGGCATTCCCCTATTACTGATTTTTTCCTCTTTGTCTCTCTGGCTTATTGAAGCTGGGGTACAACGTTCCACCGTCACGTATTTTAGCTGGGCCGCGCTGGGTTATTCCTTTAAGTTTTTATGGGCACCGCTGATCGACCGCCTTCCTCTGCCCTTTTTAACCCGGCGATTAGGCCGACGACGCGCCTGGTTATTGATGTCACAAAGCATGGTCATCAGTGCCATCATCCTGATGGCTCAAATAGACCCCGCCTTAGGTGAAGAGCAATTAGTGCTCATGGCCTTTGCCGCTATTTTTCTGGGTTTTTCCTCTGCCACACAAGACATTGTCATTGATGCCTATCGTATCGAATCAGCTGATGCTTCATTACAGGCCTTAATGTCATCAACCTATATCGCAGGGTATCGAATTGGTATGTTGGCCTCCGGTGCCGGGGCATTGGTATTGGCAAGTCAATTAGGCTCAGTAGTCGGCAGTTATAGCTATGCTGCCTGGCATTGGACTTATATTGGCATGGCATTGTTTATGGGCGTTGGCATCATCACCACCTTATTGATCCCTGAACCTAACCCCAACAAACAACAAAACAGCAAGCATAGCACCGCTCAATACCTGCAATTTTTATTCTTATTTATTGTCTGTGTGATTATTTTTATCAGTACGTTTGTACTCTTAAAAGCCCCAATTAATGATGCTAAAACAATGCTTGCCTCCTTCATCGGTGCGCCTTTGAGTAGTTTTACAATGGAGTTAATTCGACTTCTCAGTGCGCTCTTGACTGTCGTTATCGCTGCATCAGCATTACTCAATATGGGACTGGTGGACAAAGAGTTGGTGTGGGAATCCTATATTGCCCCCGTCAGCGACTTTTTTAAACGCTATGGCAAAGCTATTGCCATAGCCCTATTAGTCTTTATCGGCTTCTATCGTGTCTCTGATATTGTCCTTGGCGTGATTGCCAATGTGTTCTTTTTGGAAATAGGCTTTACTAAACTGCAAATCGCCACCGTGGTTAAAACCTTTGGCCTCTTTATGACCATTGCCGGTGGTTTTTTAGGCGGGCTATTAGCCGTTCGCTTTGGCGTGATGAAGGTTTTATTTCTTGGTGCCATACTCACCGTAACCACTAATTTATTGTTCATGGTATTAGCTTCTGCAGGCAATGACATTGTTTTACTCTATCTGGTCATTTCTGCTGACAATCTGTCTGCTGGCTTGGCCAGTGCTGCCTTTGTTGCCTTTTTGTCCAGTTTAACCAATATCTCCTTTACCGCAGTACAATACGCAATTTTCAGTTCTTTGATGACCCTCATGCCGAAAATGATTGGCGGCTATTCTGGTAGTATTGTAGAAAGCATTGGTTATTCCAACTTTTTCCTATTGGCCAGTTTAATGGGTATTCCGGTTATTATTTTATTGTATTTTTTAAATAAACACATGAGCTTAAAGTAG